In Ailuropoda melanoleuca isolate Jingjing chromosome X, ASM200744v2, whole genome shotgun sequence, a single genomic region encodes these proteins:
- the AGTR2 gene encoding type-2 angiotensin II receptor — protein MKNNVTLATISKNVTNSLHFGLVNIIGNESTFNCSHKPSDKHLDAIPILYYIIFVIGFLVNTIVVTLFCCQKGPKKVSSIYIFNLAVADLLLLATLPLWATYYSYRYDWLFGPVMCKVFGSFLTLNMFASIFFITCMSVDRYQSVIYPFLSQRRNPWQASYIVPLVWCMACLSSLPTFYFRDVRTIEYLGVNACIMAFPPEKYAQWSAGIALMKNILGFIIPLIFIATCYFGIRKHLLKTNSYGKNRITRDQVLKMAAAVVLAFIICWLPFHVLTFLDALAWMGVINSCEVIAVIDLALPFAILLGFTNSCINPFLYCFVGNRFQQKLRRVFRVPITWLQGKRESVSCRKNSSLREMETFVS, from the coding sequence ATGAAGAACAACGTCACCCTTGCCACCATCAGCAAAAACGTTACCAACAGCCTTCACTTCGGACTTGTGAACATCATTGGCAACGAGTCGACCTTTAACTGCTCGCATAAGCCGTCAGATAAGCATTTAGATGCAATTCCTATCCTCTACTATATTATTTTCGTGATTGGATTTCTTGTCAATACCATTGTGGTTACACTGTTCTGTTGTCAAAAGGGTCCTAAAAAGGTTTCCAGCATTTACATCTTCAACCTGGCTGTGGCTGACTTGCTGCTTTTGGCTACTCTTCCTCTCTGGGCAACCTATTATTCTTACAGATATGACTGGCTCTTTGGACCTGTGATGTGCAAAGTGTTTGGCTCTTTCCTGACCCTGAACATGTTTGCAAGCATTTTTTTTATCACCTGCATGAGCGTAGATAGGTACCAGTCTGTTATCTATCCCTTTCTGTCTCAAAGAAGAAATCCTTGGCAAGCGTCTTATATCGTTCCCCTTGTTTGGTGTATGGCCTGTCTGTCCTCGTTGCCCACGTTCTATTTCCGAGATGTCCGAACCATTGAGTATTTAGGAGTGAACGCCTGCATTATGGCCTTCCCACCTGAGAAATATGCCCAATGGTCAGCTGGGATTGCCTTAATGAAAAATATCCTTGGTTTTATTATCCCTTTAATATTCATAGCCACATGCTATTTCGGAATCAGAAAACACTTACTGAAGACCAATAGCTACGGGAAGAACAGAATAACTCGCGACCAAGTCCTGAAGATGGCAGCTGCTGTTGTCCTGGCGTTCATCATCTGTTGGCTTCCCTTCCACGTTCTGACCTTCCTGGATGCGCTGGCCTGGATGGGTGTCATTAATAGCTGTGAAGTGATAGCTGTCATTGACCTGGCACTTCCTTTTGCCATCCTCCTGGGATTCACCAACAGCTGCATTAATCCCTTTCTGTATTGTTTCGTTGGTAACCGCTTCCAACAGAAGCTCCGCCGTGTGTTCAGGGTTCCAATTACTTGGCTCCAAGGCAAGCGAGAGAGTGTGTCGTGCCGAAAAAACAGCTCCCTTAGAGAAATGGAGACCTTTGTGTCTTAA